AAGCTTGAGATGAACCCAGATGCGGGAGTTTTATACAGGACACTGGAAAAGCAGGTAAACAAAGTACTCAGGTATGGTACACAGTCTTTGATCAAACAGAACCAAGGCAGAAGGCACAAATCCATAAGTGGTAATTTCCAAATCAACATGTGCCCAAACAGCTAACTTCAGCATCAGACAAGAGTTGTTATGTACATAAGAGCAGGTTAgtatatcaaaaaaaaaaaaaaaaaaaaaaaaaaaaaagtattggagTTCTCAAAGTCACGTTTCCTGAGCATTCAGAGAGGATTGTGGTATAACAGGTAAGTAGATATGCAGTAAACTCAGATTTCACAATGTCACTCATCTTGCACACCTGGAGCAGATCGTAGGTGATATTAGCCCAGGTGAGTGGAAACACCGTATTCTCAGAGTCACTTGTTGTGTATATCCAGAACAGTTAGTTAACAAACAGGTGAGGTTAACACAGGCGAGTAGATACACCGTAATCACAGAATTCTCAGAGTAACTTATCTTATAGCTCCAGAACAGGTCGTTGACAAAGTAACAAACAGAAAAGCAGCTTTTTCTACTACAGCTGCGCAAAAGGTGAGTCCAAAGTGCCTACAACAAGGCTAGACGCTGCCTGAGAGTGAGAGTGATGTTTAAGTGCATGTCCAAAGGAGGTGatgatgagctgcaggtgtgcgtGATTAGAACTCAGTGGAGTGAGAGCGGTGACAGACGGTGAGGGAGAGGGAGTCCAAAGGATACGTGACAGTTTCACAgtcagaatgtcaaaaaaaaaaaaaaaaaacttggaacaATGTTGTAataattctgctggatctgttctgttaccccTGGGGGGTTTTATTCGCTGCACTccctgctctgtccatgcatgCCTGCATGGGTGGACGGAGAGTTTGCCTAGAAGAGAACCATACCGTCAATaccaacagattgctttaattgTCTATAAGTCAATAAAGTATTTATTTGATGGAAGAGGTCCTGACTGTACTACTATTAATATACACTAGTATGCTATTTGACATATACATTAAATAACAATAAGAGTGAGATATGGCAAACGTTTGCCAAACAATGGTCTGTTTCTGGCTCCCAGCGTTAAAATCTAACATTTTAAGGTCTCTGAAAATGTTTGTCCAACATTAACTTTTTTAGTGCTGATTGTTTTGTGAACTGTCGTAATGTAATACAGACTTTGAAAATAGGTTATTGTTGAAGGATGATTCAACTATACTGTACCCAACAGAAAACCCATGAGTAAAGCCAATTCACACAGCATTttgtgctccattcactcccattcaaatgcattagAATACAGGAAACTGGAAAGACAAGCTCAAGCGAAGACATTTCGCATTCTGCTGCATGCAAAAGTTCAAGTTGGTGACTTGGGAAATCATATGACGAGAAGACGTGTGGCCAATAGAAGACTGAAATgtcacactgacctcttggctcaatacaaagaatacaaattactgtaaaaaactgcatgtttttagtgttgctggaaagtgagtagatggtatgttgtaatatttttaatttaatctaTGTGTTATTTgtgctatatatttttattgaaactaGAAACCCACaagcgtgacatcatatcctgtcctTTATGGTGTCCGAAGcaatgtttatcagttgggttgctaggagacatctctggtgacagtcaaacacctgttAAGCTAACgcgagtgttgcagttttgtttccttaaacatcatcttttgagcatctggcaatggaatgccttcaTGGTCGGAGATCGGAAATATCAAGTAGGAAAATCCCATATCTGACTTTAAATGGAACGCAACAAGCGGACCTCAAggtgggaaaaaaataatgagatattaaaaaaaaaaaactatgatatGATCCCTTTAAAGGTATAAACAGCAATACTTCTGGCACAAGTCTCTTACAGTGATGAAAAATCCAAATACTCTACTGTAAATCCTGATCCATCACCTGTAAATCCAATAAGTGACCTAAATCCACTTATTTCAGATGACAGCTTTTAGCATTGATCCTGACCTTACTTACAAACAGAAAGGAGATAAATCTCTCCTATCTATCTCTCCCCCTGTGTGAGTTCGACAGTGCAATTTATTATCTTTTGTGACTCTCCTTGTAATTGTAAATAGTCTTATTTCTTCTTGATTGCTAGTTTGGATTTAGGAGACTGAAGATTTCTAGCTGTGGACACATAAAGATTCAGTAGGTGATCATCCACAAGAATAGGAGCATGTGTAGCACTTCCACCTCAGAGTTAGTTTAGTAAAAAAAGTAACAGGAAGACCCCCCTCCCTGAAACACATATAAAGAAGGTAGAATGACACATACCGCTGGATACTTTAAATTGAACAACCTGTTATCAAAGGAATAAGAAGGCTTTAATACTActgaatgcaaataaatggttGAATGATGCCTGCTGAAAAGGCCATCTTAGACCAATATGAATCCATCTGCTGGTAATTTCTAGATTGGTGGTGTGTGACAagaaggagggcagggccgggccatgagtgcgcatggccagcccccaatcgggctaatcagccaaggagagggataaagccagGTCAGATgtggcagttagagagagagagaaccacatgcagctgccgtgtgcgTGTATGTTGGGGctcgctgctggccgcctggagcggtggagctctgctgccaggggcggaggggcttgCTACCGGCCGCAAGAacgtggaggggcgttccattcgccaggggttggaggactcgcaGCTGTCCGCCCAGGGAGGTGTGGCTGacatccaccagagggtggaggagtggtcaagGATCAGGCGATGGCATGTCTGGGAAAtggcgagcaattttttttctctctctcctctctttctctcactgtcgctccgccttgctctttccctctccccatttccctccccttgtctccctccctgGTCTCGAGAGAGGCggggaaagcctgccggcaggcgcagCCACAAAAGTgggggggtgtacgtcatgccgggggttccctggcctgaggcaaaggagggaggaatgtgatgaggaggagggcggggccgggccatgagtgcACACGGCAGGCCCCCAATCGGattaatcagctgaggagagggataaaacAGGGCTGGatgcggcagtttgagagagacagagccacacgcagctgccatgtgcgtgtatgtttgtgtctttttaagttttcattaaacattattttgactgttcagccggttcccgccacttccttgcccattttaaaccctgttacatggTGATAAAGCTTGTCGGAAAGCatagaccagcttagaccagtgtGAATCcacatgctggtttatgctggtaaTTACTGGATTGATGGTGACAAAGCTTGTCAAAAAACATGGCTTTTCTGCTGATGCTGGTTGACTAAAAGATTTTGCTGATTAAGCTAAGGCTAAAAAGCCTGGTGGTGTTGCCAGCATCCCGTCCCTGACAAAAAATATAAGCTGGCTGGCAGGTCCTTTTAGCAGGaaaatatgtgaaaatgtacaattGTCTAACATTGGTGTTTGTAAGAATGTGTGTTCTCCAATCCATCGCACTATGTACTGAAACACTTTTTTGCTCATATTGGTCATATTTTTTAGTAGACTATTTAATAAAGAATCCTTATCTAGACCATTTTCGATCTGCACAGATGGAACATCACTGAGATTGTCCGAGTGAATACTCTCTTTCATGTCAGAAGAATGGTCAAAGTCCATATGTTCATCACTAGATGACATGACAGTCTTATCTGTGTTGTGTGTACCAATCTGATTCATCGCCAAAGAGTGGGAAGTACTGATGTTCACTCCATAGTCATTCTGCTCCAGATATGGAGGTGAAGTCTCTATCCAGTCACATTCCCTCTGTGAAACAGGAATGTCCTCACTACTTGACTTTATCAATACATCTGTTTCCACTTAAAGGCCTTGCTGTCTTGCAAAAATGACGCATAGAGTTGTTTATTCCATTTCCTTGAGATTCACTTGTAATAGCATCATTTCTATTCTCTGTGCATCAGTGATTGTGCTTAATTCAAAGTCTACATTTGATTTAGAATCTAGTCCAGCTTCTTTATGGTCCAGATCTACGATGTAGCTGTAGCATCCTCCTCGTCTAAATCCAGCATTGACATAGCATAAATGTCCTCGCCTGCTGAACAGTTCCCATCATCATCCTGGCTCTTCTTGCACTCTAAGAAGTAACAGCACTGCCCCTTTGTGGAGTTAGGTAGGGACTGTCCATGTGACCTGTTGGAACTCTTCAAAGGTTAAAAATGTTCACATATTGAAGCTAAACCCACAAGGCTGTCTGTAGGACAGTTTGGAAGTGACTGTGAGCAGGGCTCTTGAGTATGGAGGGTTTGTTTCTGAAATTTGAGAGATGAAGAGCTCAAATGTTGTAAAACTTCTTGGCTGGTCTCGGAAACATTATAGAGGCCTGTCAAAGCCTCAAGAGAGACATTGgatgataacacacacacagctggctGAAACAGCCCAAGAGCTGTCCCATCTTTCAATGGAGTTTGATGTGTCTCTTGAGGAATCTGTGGACGCATCATCCTGTGCATGAGCGAATGTCATAAAATTAGCAATATTTTAATCTCTAACATGTTTCTTTTAatagtacttttattttgttgtttgctCGAGAATATACATTATAACCATTAAATATTTTGCCTATGGAATCCTTGTACTATAGGTTTCCTGAAAACAGGTTCTTTTTTTAATGCTACTTTTTGACTGAATAACTGTTCACACCAGTCCATTGCAATTAAACATCATACAGTTTTTTAATATCTGCAAAGAATGAGTATTCATTTGATCTTTTGACTATGCATATGAATATTCAAGAATATTTTTTTGACTTATCAGTTGTTCATATACAGTAAAAACCTAGCATATCCTTACCATATCATGGCCTGAACAACACTCAAGAAACTGGTCCACATAGGTGATGTCACACTGCTCATCTGGTGAACGCACTGCTACATCTATTTTAAAATAACAGCAAGTCAGCCCACCAAACACAGCCAATAACAATATAGCTGGCATCAAGCTTGCTTTCAAAATAAATTCTGCATATTTCCCACCACTGACAGTTACAAAAACTGATAAAATACTTTAGCTCTACAATTCACTGCCAACATAACTGGTTGAACTTGTAATACAGTTCTGCAGTAAAAAGctgtttcaactgttttcattCCTGTTTATTCTTGAAGTGTGAATGCAGGTCATACAGCAAAGTACTATGTTCCTCTAGAAAGTACACACAATACATAGCCAATcttcaaactaaactaaaagaAATGTTTGATTTGCTGATAAAATGTGTGTTGAGTTACCATCTGGAGCCAGTAGAGGAGGAATTCCAAGCTACTCATACGCCACTGTGAAGGCTGTCTCCATATTTAGTCGTGGCTCAAATGACAAAGCTTTCCTCATGTCCACAAACTCAGGACAGAAGGTTTAACCAGTGCCAGAAATGCCAAACCACTTCTCCAGCTTTTACCAAAATCATGAATTGCCACACCATATTTGAGGAAAAACATTCAAATGGCTATTTGCTGGCATAGATGAAacaattatgaaaattatattatatatagcatTTCATACCCCTTGAAAACAAAATTGCAGTTTTGTGGCATTTAGTTTATGTCTAATATTTGTATATTAGCTTGGAAGCCATCTATATGTTAGTATAACATATAGCATATCATAAGGTCTttcactacaggtgcatctcaataaattagaatgtcgtggaaaagttcatttatttcagtaattcaactcaaactgtgaaactcgtgtattaaataaattcaatgcacacagactgaagtagtttaagtctttggttcttttaattgtgatgattttggctcacatttaacaaaaacccaccaattcactatctcaaaaaattagaatatggtgacatgccaatcagctaatcaactcaaaacacctgcaaaggtttcctgagccttcaaaatggtctctcagtttggttcactaggctacacaatcatggggaagactgctgatctgacagttgtccagaagacaatcactgacacccttcacaaggagggtaagccacaaacattcattgccaaagaagctggctgttcacagagtgctgtatccaagcatgttaacagaaagttgagtggaaggaaaaagtgtggaagaaaaagatgcacaaccaaccgagagaaccgcagccatatgattgtcaagcaaaatcgattcaagaatttgggtgaacttcacaaggaatggactgaggctggggtcaaggcatcaagagccaccacacacagacatgtcaaggaatttggctacagttgtcgtattcctcttgttaagccactcctgaaccacagacaacgtcagaggcgtcttacctgggctaaggagaagaagaactggactgttgcccagtggtccaaagtcctcttttcagatgagagcaagtttcatatttcatttagaaaccaaggtcctagagtctggaggaagggtggagaagctcatagcccaagttgcttgaagtccagtgttaagtttccacagtctgtgatgatttggggtgcaatgtcatctgctggtgttggtccattgtgttttttgaaaaccaaagtcactgcacccgtttaccaagaaattttggagcacttcatgcttccttctgctgaccagctttttaaagatgctgatttcattttccagcaggatttggcacctgcccacactgccaaaagcaccaaaagttggttaaatgaccatggtgttggtgtgcttgactggccagcaaactcaccagacctgaaccccatagagaatctatggggtattgtcaagaggaaaatgagaaacaagagaccaaaaaatgcagatgagctgaaggccactgtcaaagaaacctgggcttccataccacctcagcagtgccacaaactgatcacctccatgccacgccgaattgaggcagtaattaaaagcaaaaggagcccctaccaagtattgagtacatatacagtaaatgaacatactttccagaaggccaacaattcactaaaaatgttttttttattggtcttatgatgtatactaattttttgagatagtgaattggtgggtttttgttaaatgtgagctaaagtcatcacaattaaaagaaccaaagacttaaactacttcagtctgtgtgcattgaatttatttaatacatgagtttcacagtttgagttgaattactgaaataaatgaacttttccacgacattctaatttattgagatgcacctgtatataatttGCATTGAAGTCTCTTTAATGCAGTTTAGTAAGCTAATGCAGTAGCTACTTGTGTGTGTTCTGTGCAGTTCTGTGCCCAGCTAAGTAGAGTCTTTATGGCTGTACCATGGTATTTGAGATTTTGAGATGACCTTTTGCCTTTTGAGGGTAGAGTGCCAAAAGTGTCATCACCAGGTGGTGTTGGGTAGCTACATCCAGAAGAGTCACTGCCACATGGTAAAGACAGAAGACTTGACGTAGAATAAACATTCTTCTCCAGATTACCTGTAACATGTTTAACCTTAAAAtgggaaaaaattatataaatgtctGCATCTGGATATTACGACTCAAATGTTATTTTACAAATTCCACAATTATTGCATTGTGTACTGACTTGTACCCAAACTGGGTTTAATGGACACACTTTTCTATAATTTCTCCATAAACTTAAAATAAGGCAATTATTTACAAAAATTCAAAATATCAGACACTCACTCATAATAGTAATGTAaaaggatagtttgcccaaaaatgccatcccagatgtgtatgactttcttcttcagacacaaacaaagatttttagaagaatatctcagctctgtagggccatacaatgcaagtgaatggtgatcagacatttgcagctctaaaaatcacataaaggaaacataaaagtaatccatatgactccagtgtttaaattcatatcttcagaaaagctatataataggtgtaggcgtgaaacagaacaatattttagtccttttttactctaaatctccacataaacttttactttcagatgtgaaactaaacaggtaccacatgtgaccagatgtaaaagttaaagtggagatttagagtaaaaatattgagctgtttctcacccacacctattatatcacttctgaagacatggatttaacgacTGGGGTTGTATGGTTTACTATTATGTTtcctgtatgtgatttttggagttacaaaagtctgatcaccattcacttgcattgtatggacctacagagctgagatattcttctaaaaatctttgtgttctgcagaagaaagtcatacacatcacaatttactgactttcattaaaatgacaacatttttacgaCTGTACTTTACCTGATAGTACACAATAATGTTCCAGATTAGCCTGAGAACAACTGAAGGATTGCCATCAGAAATATCATTATCGTCAATATTTATAAGACTCACCAATGGTatgaaaataacataaaatatcacattctGAGGCAAAGACTTACTGGACATTAAATTAATCCCTttaaaacatctccatttgtgttcgccagaagaaagaaaggcaacaTGATTACACGGGAGGTCGGCATATTGTTTCCGATACTTCCGGTAGGATCGGTCACATTATGTTGACtaactgacaagtgccatctcctatcagacaagtttgcatcggctccagtatGTTTACTTTCCCTTGTGATGCGAACGGAAGcacgttgcatcagcagcgtgtGGAAGACCAGGTTTGGATACCGTGTTGAAACCttgaagtaatcgcgttcacataatcagtgacgagcacgattcagaggttgcattttctccTTTAACATAAAATTTGTACTCCActtatagttaggtttaggtttgagatTTGGGGGCACAGCTGAAAACTACTTGCTTTGagtgcccctccatggacatttcacctggaaaatggagctcacgctTGCCCACATGCCCAACACcagttactgctttggccactgggggcagtgtttggaattttggtaagcacagaccaactTTAGCTAAAAAAGAGTCAAcctactgtgagatcagtctgaaaaaaaaataaaaataaataaataaaatcatacaggtttggaaggacataaacagaattttcatttttggatgaatttcaGTAGAAAGAAATTCTCATTCTCTTCCAATGCATGTTTATCCATTTGCTAAAAGGTCTCTCTTGGACTGCTTCCTTCTCATCTGTGACAGAGAAATCAAATTCAGCCTTTTCCACAAGACTATGTTTAGTCAGTTTTATGTGTACAGTATAGCATTTTTCACAATATAAATAGTTTCAAAGGATCATTACAGAGAATAGTCCCTTAAATATGATGAGAAATAAACCTTGAAAGGAACCAAGACTTAGCAGGGGGGGTAAAAGTTAAACAATTCTCAAGCACTGTATAATTAACATGCTGTCATTTCAGTAGAACGTTATAATGAGAGTCAGAGCAGGTGAGAACAGGCATTAGTtcagctgttcaggttgtagtccacaaacccggaagagaattcggcTTGGGttccctttggattttcctgtggGGTTTTATTAGGGCcatagctaatggggtgaaaggtggtaatgattctaagGGCCCAAAGATacaggggccccacaacaaattctaagctgtattttttaataggaaaggggtccagagcaatatacagtcagggggcccaggttatcttgctacggccctggattttataatgggagttttggatatttgagtaaaataaggactgcggtaaacattacttgaagatacttggacgttttgttctacaagaAAAATtatacacagtcatacctcaaacatgaattttgaagccgtattgaaaaaacattaaaaaaaaaaatgataataataataaaaaaaaataaaacaccagcttcaaaattcacatttgaggtatgactgtgtgtaatttatgttgtaaaacaaaaagtattgttatgtaatgtttaccacagaccttattttacttaaaaaaaaaaaaaaactaccattataaaaccccataggaaTATCTCGAGGGAACCAGTGGCGAATTAGCCAGATTAACAATATCAAACGTGCTGAGGGCTAAAGCCTATATTTTAAGGAAATATAGGCTTTAGCCCTTAAGGACCGAATTCGGAGGgtcggaagttccccttgtctgatcctgaggaagcgtccatagggtgggtacaagggcgggaaccatctccaggtccaatagttCAGATGTGgatatgacatggcatggaacagactcagaacatagctgtgacatggcatggagcaggttctggctcggtggccatgacgaggaactctggctcggcggccatgacgaggaactctggctcagcggctatgacgtggaactctggctcggcggccatgatgtagatctctggctcggcggcccTGGCAGGCGCGGGCATTGGCTCATTAGTCGTGGCAGGCAGgagtactgacaagctgtgaggaagggtcttcgtgACCCTATGCACTGACATCAGtggtggataattcaacttggagacaatgGCAGAGAAGGGCTTCAAGCAGGGAGTCACGGAAGGCAAGgttatgacatggcgtggaaccaaCTCACACTTGACtgggacatggtgtggagcagactcaaacttgactgggacatgatgtggaacagactcagacttgactagAAAATAGCATAGAGCAGACTcaaacttgactgggacatggagTGGAGCAAACTCAAACTTGATTGGAATATGGCATGGAGCGGATTCAGGCATGGCTGACTCCGAAACCGGGATCGGGACTGATTGAGGAGGATCCGCTGAAGTGAATGTTTCTAATACCAGCGCAACATATTCCTCCCACATGTAATCTCCGGTCGCCGGCAACTCCTTCCACTGGTGAGAAATAAATCCAatctgatacatggatttcaGCGTAGAATTAGAAAATTCTGTGTATTTGGCCAGGATGCAAAACAGACGTGAGTATTCTTGGACAGGTAAGTTTGCTCGCCTCAGCTGAATAAAGggagccgctagatccatttcatGAGGTCGGTAGTTCGGTTGCCATGAAGAAGGTCACAGGAGCAGGATctaaatttataataaaatctGAAGCTAAATTTATTTAGGTACatgaaacaatttatttattcacaGAAATAGTTCAGAATTATGATTTTCACAACCTTCATAATGAGAGATGAATTGTCACACACAGAAGCCATTACACGCTCTACCCAGAAGAGTTTAACAAATGTAATCGTTTAATATTTTTGGGGAAAAATcttaatgtataattttaataaCTTCATCAACAGTGTGACTTCTCAGGAAATATCCGAGactaaaaacaatagaaaacacCGGTTTGAGTGCAATGTCATTGCCACTGTTTGATACACATGTGGCCACAGGCCCACAATCAATTTAGATAATCTAAAAGGTGCAGCTTCCTGAGGTTTATGAAGACAAACATGACTATATACATTCAACCTTGTGGGAGTGAAAAGTTGCCTATTTGTGTAATATTTAGTATTAATGCACATTGCACAGATCCCTTTGCATTTGTGTAAATTCTGCAAAAAACTACATGGTCTGCTGTTTTTGCCAAATTCTATGTCAGATTTTCATTATGCAAAGTAAATGCATGCATTATTATGATGTAATACAGATCCACTGGGAGCTAAAGGAAATTTTGAACACTGTAAGGGTTCACAAATAAAGTCATagagctttttttcttttttttgccttataaattgcattacatttttaagctTGAGGTTGCACTACATACAGTGCAGCCCCAAAAAGTTATTTGGACGCTCAATGTATGAAtatcactgcattagataacaaaaatcAAACCGAgcagcatttatttttaagaa
The nucleotide sequence above comes from Myxocyprinus asiaticus isolate MX2 ecotype Aquarium Trade chromosome 25, UBuf_Myxa_2, whole genome shotgun sequence. Encoded proteins:
- the clmnb gene encoding LOW QUALITY PROTEIN: alpha-actinin, sarcomeric (The sequence of the model RefSeq protein was modified relative to this genomic sequence to represent the inferred CDS: inserted 1 base in 1 codon; deleted 1 base in 1 codon; substituted 1 base at 1 genomic stop codon) produces the protein MFFLKYGVAIHDFGKSWRSGLAFLALVKXFCPEFVDMRKALSFEPRLNMETAFTVAYEXLGIPPLLAPDDVAVRSPDEQCDITYVDQFLECCSGHDMDDASTDSSRDTSNSIERWDSSWAVSASCCVLSSNVSLEALTGLYNVSETSQEVLQHLSSSSLKFQKQTLHTQEPCSQSLPNCPTDSLVGLASICEHF
- the LOC127416257 gene encoding uncharacterized protein LOC127416257; amino-acid sequence: MDLAAPFIQLRRANLPVQEYSRLFCILAKYTEFSNSTLKSMYQIGFISHQWKELPATGDYMWEEYVALVLETFTSADPPQSVPIPVSESAMPESAPCHIPIKFEFAPLHVPVKFESALCYFLVKSESVPHHVPVKFESAPHHVPVKCELVPRHVITLPSVTPCLKPFSAIVSKLNYPPLMSVHRVTKTLPHSLSVLLPATTNEPMPAPARAAEPEIYIMAAEPEFHVIAAEPEFLVMAAEPEFLVMATEPEPAPCHVTAMF